In the genome of Chloroflexota bacterium, the window TGAAACCCCGCCTCCGCCACCCGAACCATCGCTGGTTGGTAATTTACAAGCCGAAGAAAAGCCCATGTTTCGTGGCCCTGTGCGCGAGGAATGTCCGCATTGTGGGCGCTTATTAGAGCAAGTGATGTTGGCAGGCTATCGGGTGTATTTTTGTGATCATTGCAAATATAAACGCCAAGAATTAGCTTCGGGAGTTCGCCGCTAGGAATATTTGCGCACGCGCTGCAACCCAAAAACAATTGCAACGAGCCAAATGCCTGCAAAACCAAGCCGCAAACGAGCTAGGTTGTTTGGGCTGACTGTCAACCACGAACCAAGCAGTTGATCAAGCCCCCGCGCAATAAATTCAGCCCCAGCCAAATTAAGCCCAAATAACCCGGCATACAGCACAAACGTAATCATGCGCCGTCGCCGACCATTGCTGATCTGCCAAGCTAGAATGCCACAACCAAGCAGCACCAAGCCACAAACCAGCCAGCTCCAAAATTCAATTGTCATGACGCTACCTTAAATGAACAACGACTTTATGGGGAAGTATAGCATGGGGAATTTAAGGGGGAAAATAATCACACCATTGTGCTTCTGGCTCAAACGACTAGCTTATTGACCACAAAAACTGCAAACAGCTGGGGTTTGTGGCTCGAAGGCTGCCGATAATGGAGCTGGGTTGATTACGCTGGTTGCCAAAATCAACAAGGCCAACGCGGCGATAATTGCCAAAGCCAATGAGCGATTGAATGGTTGGGTTTGGATGTTCAACATAGCTGCCTCCGAATTAACATTGCGTTAGAACTGAGGCTAGTATCGCATCTCTTTGTGACAAACAGCGTCACATTGTTTTAGGCCTTTGCAAAGCCATAAAAAACACCTACTCACTGCATTAGTAAGTAGGTGCGATTGGCGCGACCGGAGGGACTCGAACCCCCGACACTTGGTTCCGAAGACCAATGCTCTATCCACTGAGCTACGGTCGCAACGTCTATAGAATACTCGAAATTGGGCTTTGTTGCAAATCTTAAAACCAACAGCGGATGGAATTCCATCCGCTGTTGGCTGTTCTCAATGCTGTGTGGAGGAAACCGATGGCGAACTGGCTTATTTAGTCAAGGCTTCGCGAGCGCGTTCGAGTTCAGTGTTCAAGCGTTCTTCGCCTTTGGTGCGCAAGTTGGCGATAATATCATCAACGGTTTTGCCATTGGCTTGAGCAACTTGCTCTAAGGTTTTGCCTGCTTGCACTTCGGCTTGAACTTGCTCAACGGTTAGGCCTGTTACATCGGCGGTTGCTTGAACCAACAGGTGTTGGCCACGACCACCGCGACCTGGGCCTTTGTCAGCGACAACGCCTTTTTGGTTCATCAAGGTTGGGGCTTCGGTTTTGGCGGTTGCCAAACGTTCGGCCTTTTGGTCTTCAGTAATTTTGCCATTGGTGACGGCTTCGCTCAAGTTGGTTTCCATTTGAGCTACGGCTGCATCAATCACTGCTTGTTCGCTGCTGCCGTTGGCGGTAGCAATTTCGGTCAATGAAGCGCCTTCAACCAATTTGGTGCGCACATCAGCCGTGGTCAGTTTGGTCAAGGCTGCGGTTTGCTCAACCAATTGATGATGAATGCCCATGCCACCGCGTTGACCCATACCACCGCCACGCCCGCCACGCTTGCCAAACCCAAAGCCTTGGCCTGGATTGGCCGTGGTGCTATCGGGGGTAGTTGGTTGAGTTTGGGTGCTATCAGGGGTGGTGGGTGTTTGGGCTTGGGTGCTGGTTAAGCGTCCACCGACAAACACCAAAGCAAAAGCGATTGCCACAATTGCCAGCCATTTTCCAATCGTTTTCATAAAAGCCTCCGTTTTGTACCATTGCATTCGTCGCTTGTTCGATATGGCTCTAGCATAAACCACGGCTGTGAAGAGCGTATGAAGAAAAGGATGAAGGATGAATTATGAGGGATGAAGCTGAAGGAAAGGATGAAGGATGAATTATGAGGGATGAAACTATTCGTGGAATTTGTGCAATTCGTGGCTCAAAACCTAAATGTTGCGTCCCTTCGTGTGGCTTCGTGCTCTTCGTGCTCTTCGCGGTTTCGGCCTTTCGCGTGGCTTCGTGTCCTTCGTGGATCACATTACGCTCACTACTTGACATTTAACCCCAATTAACTTTATACTTAGGTAGTACCTAAAAGAAAGGATTGATAGGTTTATGCGAATTACGGCAGGCGTACAAGATTATGTGAAAGCAATTTATACCCTTCAACAAGAGGAAGCGCCTGTCTCCAACGGTCGGCTGGCTAGTTACTTCGGGTTTAGTGCGCCCACAATTACCGAGATGGTCAAAAAGCTCGAAAGTTTAGAACTGGTTGATTATCAGGCTCGTTATGGGGTGCGCCTCACCGAGATCGGCGAGAAAATCGCGCTTGAGATGATTCGCCACCATCGTTTGCTAGAACTCTATTTGGTGCAAGCCCTCGGCATGTCGTGGGATGAAGTTCACGATGAGGCCGAAGTTTTGGAACATGTGCTTTCTGAAGCGCTGGAAGAACGAATTGCCGAATATTTGGGGCATCCCCAATTTGATCCCCATGGTTCGCCAATTCCGGCCCGCGATGGCAGTATTCCGCAGCGTGATTCATGCTCCTTGGCTTTGTTGGAGCTGAATCAAATTGCGCGGATCGTCGAAGTTGAAGATCGTGATGCTGCTCGCTTGCGCTACTTGGCTGATCTTGGTTTAACTCCCAACAACGTTATTACGATTATTGCCCGAGCGCCGTTTGATGGCCCCTTGACCTTGTGGGTTGGCGCTGAGCAAACTCAACAGGTGCTTGATTCACGCTTGGCAACGCGGATTCAAGTTCAAATTGAGCGTTCAATTTAGACGCTCTTTTTTACTTGAGTCTTTTAGGTATGCCTAAATAGTTTGTTGTATCGTTAAAATGAGGTAGTTCTATGCAACGAAAAAATCTTTTGGTGCTGCTGGTATTGCTGCTGGTAAGTTGTGGCCCTAGCAGTTTTGCCCAACAAACCAGTGCTAATCCGCCGCTACGGGTGGCTGCAACCGTGGGCATGATTGCCGATGTCGTCAAGCATGTTGGCGGCGAGCATGTCGAAGTGCTTGGCTTGATGGGGCCAGGTGTTGACCCACACCTCTACAAACCCAGCGTTGGCGATGTGCGGATTCTCGATGATGCTGATTTGATTTTTTATGGCGGCTTGGAGCTTGAAGGCCGCATGACCGATATGCTCGAAAAGCTCAATCGCCAAAAACCAACGATTGCCGTCACCAGCCAAATCGATCAAAGCCGTTTGCATGCGACTGGTGGCGAATCTTTCGACCCGCATGTTTGGTTCGATGTAATTTTATGGCGCGATACGATTGCCATCATCGTTGAAACTTTGGCAAGCTATGATCCAGCCCACGCTGCCGATTATCAGCGCAACGCCGCTGCCTATGCCCAAGAACTGACCGCTTTGGATGAGGAAGTTAAGGCCTTGATTGCAACCGTGCCCAGCCAAAGCCGCGTGCTGATTACGGCTCACGATGCCTTTGGCTACTTTGGCTCAGCCTATGGCTTTGAGGTGCGCGGTTTGCAAGGGTTGAGTACGGCCAGCGAAGCGGGGGCAGGCGATGTGCAAAGCCTAGCCGAATTTATTCAAACTCGCCAAATCAAAGCAATTTTTGTCGAATCCAGCGTGCCGCAAACCACGATTAATGCTGTCCAAAAAGCCGTTCAATCACGCGGCTGGGATGTGGCAATCGGTGGCGAGTTGTTCTCCGATGCCATGGGCGATGCTGGCACTGAAGAAGGAACCTATATCGGCATGGTGCGCCATAACGTCACCACGATTGTTAATGCGTTGAAGTAATAATTGGAGGTCGGTTGTTGGGGCTTGGGGATCGGAAAATATCTGAAATAGTGTTTATGTCAAAAATTCACCGATCCCCAGTCCCCAAACCCCGATCTCCAACGTTTCAAGGAGCCAAACCATATGAACGCTAGTGCAAAACCGCTTGCAATTCACGATCTAACTGTGGCCTACCAAGATAAGCCGGTGTTGTGGGATATTGATTTGAGTGTGCCAACCGGCGTGTTGGCGGCAATTGTTGGGCCAAATGGCGCTGGCAAATCAACCTTGATTAAGGCGACGCTTGGCTTGATGCCGGTGGCGGCTGGTACGGTCGAGATGTTTGGCCAGCCTTATGCCAAAGCACGGCGGATGGTTGGCTATGTGCCGCAACGCTCCAGCGTCGATTGGGATTTTCCAACCAACGCCTTAGATGTGGTGCTGATGGGAACTTACGGCCAACTCGGTTGGATCAAACGGCCCAGCAAAGCTGACCGCGAATGGGCGCTGCATTGTTTAGAGCAACTGGCCATGGCCGATTTTGCCCAACGCCAAATTAGCCAGCTCAGCGGCGGCCAACAACAACGGGTCTTTTTGGCTCGCGCCTTGGCTCAACGTGCCCAACTCTATCTGATGGATGAGCCATTTGTGGGCGTGGATGCAGTGACCGAACGCGCGATTATCAGCCTATTGCAACAACTGCGCTCAGACGGAAAAACCGTAATCTGCGTGCACCACGACCTTGATTCAGCGCCTGAATATTTTGATTGGGTGGCGTTGTTGAATGTACGCATGATCGCTGCTGGCCCAATGAAAACTATTTGGACACCCGAAAATATTAGCCAAACCTATGGTGGCCGAACCCAAAGCCTGATTCGAGGTGCTGCATGAGTATCTTAGATTTATTTCGCGATTACACCTTGCGCAATGTGGCCTTGGGAGCAATGGTTTTAGGCATTGTCAGCGGAATTTTAGGCTGTTTTGCGGTGTTGCGTCGCCAAGGTTTGCTGGGTGATGCGCTCTCGCATGCCGCCTTGCCTGGCATCGCCATCGCCTATTTATTGACTGGCTCCAAAGCGCCGATTGTGCTCTTACTGGGGGCGGGCATTGCTGGTTGGGTTGGCACGCTGGTGATCAATCGTATTGTGCGTGATACCCGGATTAGCGAAGATAGCGCCTTGGGGATTGTGCTGAGCGTCTTTTTTGGGGTTGGGATTTTGCTGCTGACTTATATTGCCAAGCGCAACGATGCCAACCAAGCTGGGCTTGATCGCTTTTTGTTTGGCCAAGCGGCGACCTTGGTTGCCACCGATGTGCTAACGATGAGCATTTTAGGTGGTTTGGCACTGGGCTGTTTGGTGTTGCTGTATAAAGAATTTAAGTTGTTGGCGTTTGATCCCGCTTTTGCGGCTAGCCTTGGCTTTCCGCCTAATCGACTCGGTATTTTGCTCACCAGCTTGATTGT includes:
- a CDS encoding metal-dependent transcriptional regulator, which produces MRITAGVQDYVKAIYTLQQEEAPVSNGRLASYFGFSAPTITEMVKKLESLELVDYQARYGVRLTEIGEKIALEMIRHHRLLELYLVQALGMSWDEVHDEAEVLEHVLSEALEERIAEYLGHPQFDPHGSPIPARDGSIPQRDSCSLALLELNQIARIVEVEDRDAARLRYLADLGLTPNNVITIIARAPFDGPLTLWVGAEQTQQVLDSRLATRIQVQIERSI
- a CDS encoding zinc ABC transporter substrate-binding protein, giving the protein MQRKNLLVLLVLLLVSCGPSSFAQQTSANPPLRVAATVGMIADVVKHVGGEHVEVLGLMGPGVDPHLYKPSVGDVRILDDADLIFYGGLELEGRMTDMLEKLNRQKPTIAVTSQIDQSRLHATGGESFDPHVWFDVILWRDTIAIIVETLASYDPAHAADYQRNAAAYAQELTALDEEVKALIATVPSQSRVLITAHDAFGYFGSAYGFEVRGLQGLSTASEAGAGDVQSLAEFIQTRQIKAIFVESSVPQTTINAVQKAVQSRGWDVAIGGELFSDAMGDAGTEEGTYIGMVRHNVTTIVNALK
- a CDS encoding ABC transporter ATP-binding protein, which translates into the protein MNASAKPLAIHDLTVAYQDKPVLWDIDLSVPTGVLAAIVGPNGAGKSTLIKATLGLMPVAAGTVEMFGQPYAKARRMVGYVPQRSSVDWDFPTNALDVVLMGTYGQLGWIKRPSKADREWALHCLEQLAMADFAQRQISQLSGGQQQRVFLARALAQRAQLYLMDEPFVGVDAVTERAIISLLQQLRSDGKTVICVHHDLDSAPEYFDWVALLNVRMIAAGPMKTIWTPENISQTYGGRTQSLIRGAA
- a CDS encoding metal ABC transporter permease, with the protein product MSILDLFRDYTLRNVALGAMVLGIVSGILGCFAVLRRQGLLGDALSHAALPGIAIAYLLTGSKAPIVLLLGAGIAGWVGTLVINRIVRDTRISEDSALGIVLSVFFGVGILLLTYIAKRNDANQAGLDRFLFGQAATLVATDVLTMSILGGLALGCLVLLYKEFKLLAFDPAFAASLGFPPNRLGILLTSLIVVAIVIGLQTVGVVLMAAMLVGPAVAARQWTHRLSVMLVLSGVFGASAGIAGTMLSLGQQHVPTGPMIILSLTAIVAISLLFAPARGLVWSKIRQNHSLNNEPRSREIQPAKGE